One segment of Chroicocephalus ridibundus chromosome 25, bChrRid1.1, whole genome shotgun sequence DNA contains the following:
- the LOC134507622 gene encoding olfactory receptor 14J1-like, with protein sequence MAYDRYVAICKPLHYGTFLGSRACVHMAAAAWGSGFLYALLHTANTFSLPLCQGNALDQFFCEIPQILKLSCSDSYLREVGLLVVSACLTFGCSVFIVLSYVQIFRAVLRIPSEQGRHKAFSTCLPHLAVVSLFVSTAMFAYLKPPSISSPVLDLAVAVLYSVVPPALNPLIY encoded by the coding sequence atggcctatgaccgctacgttgccatctgcaaacccctgcactacgggaccttcctgggcagcagagcttgtgtccacatggcagcagctgcctggggcagtgggtttctctatgctctcctgcacacggccaatacattttccctgcccctctgccagggcaatgccctggaccagttcttctgtgaaatcccccagatcctcaagctctcctgctcagactcctacctcagggaagttgggcttcttgtggtcagtgcctgtttaaCCTTCGGGTGCtctgtgttcatcgtgctgtcctatgtgcagatcttcagggccgtgctgaggatcccctctgagcagggacggcacaaagccttttccacgtgcctccctcacctggccgtggtctccctgtttgtcagcactgccatgtttgcctatctgaagcccccctccatctcctccccagttctcgacctggcggtggctgtgctgtactcggtggtgcctccagcactgaaccccctcatctac